From one Spiroplasma endosymbiont of Panorpa germanica genomic stretch:
- the gmk gene encoding guanylate kinase — protein MKNKPGRIIILSGPSGVGKGSVNNELFQDKNLNLTYSVSMTTRAPREGEVDGVNYFFVTREYFEEQIKKDAFIEYAEFIGNFYGTPKSYVYEQIQAGKNVILEIEVKGAMQVLDKDKNKEILSIFLMPPSLTELKNRIKKRGTESSKIIKQRMDKALLEIPLKWHYQYVIENDNLVNAVDKIKDVLQKENALSSDARQSRYWYLFDVVKEIVTMRYLYFVENWKINVLEQVDSTHRVKNQDFDFLNHLTVILSDRIYEDVLAHGFINSIVDKDFISKKIEKLMLEVDFFSLKQTKLD, from the coding sequence ATGAAAAATAAACCTGGTAGAATAATTATCTTATCTGGTCCAAGCGGAGTTGGTAAGGGAAGTGTTAATAATGAATTGTTCCAAGACAAAAATTTAAATCTTACATATTCAGTTTCAATGACCACCAGAGCTCCAAGAGAAGGTGAAGTCGATGGGGTTAATTACTTTTTTGTAACCAGAGAATACTTTGAAGAACAAATCAAAAAAGATGCTTTTATTGAATATGCAGAATTCATTGGTAATTTTTATGGAACCCCTAAATCTTATGTTTATGAACAAATTCAAGCAGGTAAAAATGTCATTTTAGAAATTGAAGTCAAAGGTGCTATGCAAGTTTTAGATAAAGATAAAAATAAAGAGATTCTATCAATTTTTCTAATGCCCCCAAGTCTGACAGAATTAAAAAACAGAATTAAAAAACGTGGCACAGAGAGTTCAAAAATTATTAAACAGCGAATGGATAAAGCATTGTTAGAAATTCCGCTAAAATGACATTATCAGTATGTCATCGAAAATGATAACTTAGTTAATGCGGTTGACAAAATCAAAGATGTTCTTCAAAAGGAAAATGCACTTTCAAGCGATGCGCGTCAAAGTCGTTATTGATATTTATTCGATGTTGTTAAAGAAATAGTGACAATGCGTTACTTGTATTTTGTTGAAAATTGAAAAATTAATGTTTTAGAACAAGTTGATTCAACTCATAGGGTAAAAAACCAGGATTTTGACTTCTTAAATCACTTAACTGTGATATTAAGTGATCGCATTTACGAAGATGTTTTAGCCCACGGCTTTATAAATAGTATTGTGGATAAGGACTTTATTAGTAAAAAAATTGAAAAATTAATGCTAGAAGTTGACTTTTTTAGCTTAAAACAAACGAAATTAGATTAG
- the rsmD gene encoding 16S rRNA (guanine(966)-N(2))-methyltransferase RsmD — protein MKVISGKYRGRQLVALEGQNTRPTSARVKEDMFNILSNWFIYEDKVSLDLFAGSGALSIEGLSRGVKFAYINDWHKPALEVVKKNLRNISESEFKIFNWDFKKVLDYLGENKKQVDLIYLDPPFPQINYYYEFFDKIAHQNILAINGVILTEAPEKLDLDKIKHLNLLKYKDFKNKHFYLFRLEDN, from the coding sequence ATGAAAGTTATCAGTGGAAAATATCGAGGAAGACAATTAGTGGCCCTTGAGGGACAAAATACTCGACCAACCAGTGCTCGTGTTAAAGAAGATATGTTTAACATTTTATCAAATTGATTTATTTATGAAGATAAAGTTTCTTTGGATTTATTTGCTGGAAGTGGAGCTTTATCTATTGAGGGTTTAAGTCGAGGAGTTAAATTTGCCTATATTAATGATTGACATAAACCTGCCCTGGAGGTAGTTAAAAAAAATCTACGAAATATTAGTGAAAGTGAATTTAAGATTTTTAATTGAGATTTTAAAAAGGTCCTTGATTATTTGGGAGAAAATAAAAAACAAGTTGATTTAATTTATCTAGATCCACCATTTCCCCAAATTAATTATTATTATGAGTTTTTTGATAAAATTGCGCACCAAAATATTTTAGCAATCAATGGAGTTATCTTAACTGAAGCTCCTGAAAAATTAGATTTAGATAAGATAAAGCATTTAAATCTCTTGAAGTATAAAGATTTTAAGAATAAACATTTTTACCTATTCAGATTGGAGGATAATTAA
- the pfkB gene encoding 1-phosphofructokinase gives MIYAITLNPAIDHIIEADNLTIKQTNYYQNEYQVIGGKGINVAIILNNLENQVEATGIMGDENKNIFLDKFKEVNLSSNFFFNPGKTRTNYKIKNLSFKEETELNGLGFSTIPDTWKKMLDYLKAKVTKADIIVAAGSIAKGIPDDIYAQIGAVANEANAKFILDATGTVMLKALKCKPFLIKPNIDEICGILNLPIKEYNFDEIKSMIKELQKLGAQNILLSMGSDGSYYFTSNQEIYQTGIAKGKLVNSVGAGDSMLAGFTHGISQNLDIEKCLKLAAASGAATAFKEWLATKAEINALINEIKVNKI, from the coding sequence ATGATATATGCAATCACTTTAAATCCTGCAATAGACCATATAATTGAAGCTGATAATCTTACCATTAAACAAACCAATTACTATCAAAATGAATATCAAGTAATTGGAGGTAAGGGAATTAATGTTGCTATTATTCTAAATAATTTAGAAAATCAAGTTGAAGCAACAGGAATTATGGGGGATGAAAATAAAAATATCTTTTTAGATAAATTTAAAGAAGTTAATTTATCAAGTAATTTCTTTTTCAATCCTGGTAAAACCCGCACCAACTATAAAATTAAAAACTTAAGTTTTAAAGAAGAAACAGAATTGAACGGTTTGGGGTTTTCAACAATCCCAGATACGTGAAAAAAAATGCTAGATTATTTAAAAGCAAAAGTAACCAAAGCTGATATTATCGTAGCAGCAGGATCAATTGCCAAAGGAATTCCTGATGATATTTATGCTCAAATCGGAGCAGTTGCCAATGAAGCTAATGCTAAATTTATTTTAGATGCAACTGGAACTGTAATGTTGAAAGCATTAAAATGCAAGCCATTTTTGATTAAACCAAATATTGATGAAATTTGCGGGATTTTAAACTTGCCAATCAAAGAATATAATTTTGATGAAATCAAATCAATGATTAAAGAACTTCAAAAATTAGGAGCCCAAAACATTTTATTAAGTATGGGAAGTGATGGAAGTTATTACTTCACAAGTAATCAAGAAATTTATCAAACAGGAATTGCTAAAGGTAAATTAGTAAACTCTGTGGGCGCTGGTGACAGTATGCTTGCAGGATTTACTCACGGTATTAGCCAAAACCTTGACATTGAAAAATGTCTAAAATTGGCTGCAGCCAGTGGAGCTGCCACTGCTTTTAAAGAGTGGTTAGCAACTAAGGCTGAAATCAACGCTTTAATCAATGAGATTAAAGTTAACAAAATTTAA
- a CDS encoding ribonuclease J translates to MKDIKNNEKVVETTDQSDSSIWSIKTNTSKMHLKNNKIPTKVFALGGLEEIGKNTYVIEHDDEIIMIDAGVKFPDPGMLGVSAVIPDYSYLKENNHKLKALFITHGHEDHIGGIPYLVKQVNIPIIYAPELAAALIRDRLKEHKLLNKTIIKEYVENDVWKSASFEVSYAALNHSIPDAFGIFVETPNGNIFSTGDYKFDWTPLGHSANVSRLAEMGNKGVEMLLADSTNAEVEGYTLGEKKVIENIDAIFLKSKQRIIIASFASNVHRIQHIVETANKYGRKIAVIGRSLERIIKIIRQMGHLKISEKAFIKTQDINNFPANKVMIICTGSQGEPMAALSRMSRGEHQSVNIIPGDTVILSSSPIPGNRADVENVVNKLTRLGALVIENSPENRIHTSGHASQEEQKLLFTLLKPHYFMPMHGDYRMLKVHGQTAVSVNVAEDNVFVVANGDQIEMLNGKAQIGKRVAAEAIYVDGKDMTGQASNIIRERDILSKDGLMAVVVSIDSQQNKLLYQPKIISRGSFYVRESGNLINESINIVTNAVMEVLNSPKPTFGAIKSAIKQSLSPYIFKFKRRNPLIIPVILNKK, encoded by the coding sequence ATGAAAGATATTAAAAATAACGAAAAAGTTGTTGAAACAACTGATCAAAGTGACTCGTCAATTTGATCGATTAAAACAAATACTAGTAAAATGCACTTGAAAAATAACAAAATTCCAACTAAGGTTTTTGCTTTAGGTGGTCTAGAAGAAATTGGTAAAAATACTTATGTAATCGAACACGATGATGAAATCATTATGATTGATGCTGGTGTAAAATTCCCAGATCCAGGTATGTTGGGTGTTAGTGCGGTAATTCCAGATTATTCTTATCTAAAAGAAAATAATCACAAACTAAAAGCTTTATTTATTACTCACGGTCACGAAGATCACATTGGAGGAATCCCCTATTTAGTTAAGCAAGTAAATATTCCAATTATCTACGCTCCCGAATTGGCAGCAGCCTTAATTAGAGATCGTTTAAAAGAACATAAACTGTTAAATAAAACAATCATTAAAGAGTATGTGGAAAATGATGTTTGAAAATCAGCTAGTTTTGAAGTATCTTATGCGGCTTTAAATCACTCAATTCCTGATGCTTTTGGGATTTTTGTGGAAACTCCTAACGGTAATATTTTCTCAACAGGAGATTATAAATTCGACTGAACCCCACTAGGACACAGCGCCAATGTGAGTCGTTTAGCAGAAATGGGTAATAAAGGTGTGGAAATGCTTTTAGCTGACTCAACTAATGCTGAAGTTGAAGGATATACTTTAGGTGAAAAAAAAGTTATTGAAAACATTGATGCAATATTTTTGAAATCAAAACAAAGAATCATTATTGCCAGCTTTGCTAGTAATGTTCACAGAATTCAACATATCGTTGAAACAGCTAATAAATATGGTCGTAAAATCGCTGTAATTGGTAGAAGTTTAGAACGTATTATCAAAATAATTCGTCAAATGGGTCACTTAAAAATTAGTGAAAAAGCCTTTATTAAAACTCAAGATATCAACAATTTTCCAGCTAATAAAGTAATGATTATTTGTACTGGAAGTCAAGGAGAACCAATGGCAGCTCTCTCAAGAATGTCACGTGGAGAACATCAATCAGTTAATATAATTCCTGGTGATACTGTTATTTTATCTTCATCACCAATTCCTGGTAATCGTGCAGATGTTGAAAATGTTGTTAATAAACTTACTCGTTTAGGAGCTTTGGTTATTGAAAACTCTCCTGAAAATCGAATTCATACTTCAGGACATGCCAGTCAAGAAGAACAAAAATTACTATTTACCCTACTAAAACCTCACTACTTCATGCCAATGCACGGAGATTATCGAATGCTTAAGGTTCACGGTCAAACCGCTGTTTCTGTTAATGTTGCAGAAGATAACGTCTTTGTTGTTGCAAACGGAGATCAAATCGAAATGTTAAACGGTAAAGCGCAAATCGGTAAACGTGTTGCTGCGGAAGCCATTTACGTTGATGGTAAGGATATGACAGGACAAGCAAGTAATATTATCCGTGAACGTGATATTTTAAGTAAAGACGGTTTAATGGCTGTTGTGGTTTCAATCGATTCTCAACAAAATAAGCTATTGTATCAACCAAAAATAATTTCTCGCGGAAGTTTTTATGTACGAGAAAGTGGTAATTTAATTAATGAATCTATTAATATTGTAACTAATGCAGTGATGGAAGTTTTAAACTCACCAAAACCCACATTTGGAGCAATTAAATCAGCAATTAAACAATCACTTTCACCATATATCTTTAAATTTAAACGAAGAAACCCACTAATTATTCCAGTAATTTTAAATAAGAAGTAA
- the rsmB gene encoding 16S rRNA (cytosine(967)-C(5))-methyltransferase RsmB translates to MNSRKKALEILFEVLISKQFSNVLLAKISKAKDISSVDKQFIYTLVYGTIKNKIFIEYVANKLINPDKTPRKIQVILWMSIFQIIHLQNIPDYAIVNESVELTKEISKNYSGLVNGVLKRFITEQKELTKINIKNKQNIKPLGLSFPFWLFKKISRDYSLDVAIKVAENSLQKAKIAVRVNSLKGDIEEIFKRYHDEYNFKYSELCQDSLISERSVISSDLFKEGQITIQDEASALVCQVLSPKPNSKILDMCSAPGGKLTHIGALTNNESEITAYEISEKKIDKIKENLTRLGVLNVKIINEDATKIPGENEYDYVVLDAPCSGFGVLKRKPEIKLQSFSKEQFQSLYDNQKKLLQRAFELLKPGGEMVYSTCTINIDENQNQIKALQENNSNVTIMEEIQIFGFEKNTDGFYICKITKTLLE, encoded by the coding sequence ATGAACAGTCGTAAAAAAGCTCTAGAAATCCTTTTTGAGGTTTTAATCTCTAAGCAATTCTCCAATGTTTTGTTAGCCAAGATTAGCAAGGCAAAGGATATTAGCTCAGTTGATAAGCAATTTATTTACACTTTAGTTTATGGAACTATTAAAAATAAAATTTTTATTGAATATGTTGCCAACAAATTAATTAATCCAGATAAAACCCCAAGAAAAATTCAAGTTATTTTATGAATGAGCATTTTTCAAATAATCCACTTACAAAATATTCCTGACTACGCTATTGTTAATGAGTCGGTGGAATTGACAAAAGAAATTAGTAAAAACTATTCTGGTCTTGTAAATGGAGTTTTAAAAAGATTTATCACCGAACAAAAAGAATTAACCAAAATTAATATCAAAAACAAACAAAATATCAAACCCTTAGGTTTGAGTTTTCCTTTCTGATTGTTTAAGAAGATTTCTCGCGACTATAGTTTAGATGTCGCTATTAAGGTGGCTGAAAACTCCTTACAAAAAGCCAAGATAGCGGTTCGAGTTAATTCTCTTAAAGGTGATATTGAAGAAATTTTTAAACGTTACCATGATGAATATAATTTTAAATATTCTGAACTTTGCCAAGATTCTCTAATATCAGAAAGAAGCGTTATTAGTTCGGATTTATTTAAGGAAGGTCAAATAACAATTCAAGACGAAGCTTCAGCTTTGGTTTGTCAGGTTCTAAGTCCAAAACCAAATAGCAAAATTTTGGATATGTGTTCTGCTCCGGGAGGTAAACTTACCCATATAGGAGCTTTAACAAATAATGAATCTGAAATAACTGCATATGAAATTTCAGAAAAAAAAATCGACAAAATAAAAGAGAATCTCACACGACTTGGAGTTTTAAATGTCAAAATTATCAACGAAGATGCTACTAAAATTCCTGGTGAAAATGAATATGATTACGTTGTTTTAGATGCGCCTTGTTCTGGTTTTGGGGTTCTGAAGAGAAAACCTGAAATTAAATTACAGTCATTTTCAAAAGAACAATTTCAAAGTCTCTATGATAATCAAAAAAAGCTTCTTCAAAGAGCTTTTGAACTTTTAAAACCTGGAGGAGAAATGGTTTACTCAACATGCACAATTAACATTGATGAAAACCAAAACCAAATCAAAGCTCTTCAAGAAAATAATTCGAACGTAACAATTATGGAAGAAATTCAGATTTTTGGTTTTGAAAAAAATACCGACGGCTTTTATATTTGCAAGATTACAAAAACGTTATTAGAATAA
- a CDS encoding DeoR/GlpR family DNA-binding transcription regulator yields MIKAERQTLILDYINGRELSIVEDMVQELNVPFTTVRRDLLELEEQGLIIRVHGGAKPLRDKNVAEEMLDEKLVENIIAKKQIAAKALDCIKKGETIFLDAGSNTYYLSQIIKPELELRILTNSIINAQELTKNGNNYVHILGGRFKPKTGAIIGFEAVKSIQQYSFDLAFIGANAVDNEYNLYTTDDDEAQVKEQAIKQSRFAFALADRSKFNSKSFIKFASKKEVTVISED; encoded by the coding sequence ATGATAAAAGCAGAACGACAAACTTTAATATTAGACTATATTAATGGTCGTGAACTATCAATTGTTGAAGATATGGTACAAGAATTAAATGTTCCTTTCACAACAGTACGTCGTGATTTGCTCGAACTTGAAGAACAAGGACTTATTATCCGAGTTCATGGGGGAGCTAAACCACTAAGAGACAAAAACGTTGCTGAAGAAATGTTAGACGAAAAACTAGTTGAAAACATTATTGCTAAGAAACAAATTGCTGCTAAAGCTTTGGATTGCATCAAAAAAGGGGAAACTATTTTTTTAGATGCTGGTTCAAACACTTATTATTTATCTCAAATTATTAAACCCGAATTAGAACTTAGAATTTTAACTAATTCAATTATAAACGCTCAAGAATTAACAAAAAATGGTAACAATTATGTTCACATTCTTGGAGGTCGCTTTAAACCTAAAACCGGGGCCATCATTGGTTTTGAGGCTGTTAAATCAATTCAACAATATTCTTTTGATTTAGCCTTTATTGGGGCCAATGCGGTTGATAATGAGTATAACCTTTATACAACCGATGATGATGAAGCCCAGGTTAAAGAGCAGGCGATCAAGCAATCTCGCTTTGCATTTGCATTAGCAGATCGCAGCAAATTTAATTCAAAATCATTTATTAAATTTGCCAGTAAAAAAGAAGTAACAGTAATAAGCGAGGATTAG
- a CDS encoding APC family permease, translating into MKKDTRMGLPTLIWLGFSFIAGITFTASFATIVGSNNSEAAKGVGIHILWIFAIEGLVAFVCAWAFARLIKVHPTANGGASQYVRTAFGDFWGLFMGLINYAVIPLVAMGLLVTMVRNNFGTGSVIQLFGENGLWGSWGKLYLDLISLGIYSVAAAILFFGIRKYKIVANVIGYMTWSITILIMVVGIIVFSGNGFSGLEFYSNPDNIDLTFFNFNNAFVSCFFAFCGLESFITVGNNIKNRGKNMPIAMTIIMIATTIFYIVFTLILMGAVNAGFEENPNIQVFGQSSPFLKAFGGWIVILCTILMRFNSNLQVTLFGGSALEPMATQGFLPEKISTKNKENVPVAGVITSISIVGITFVLFMLIPDIIEGATGNSSPFDYATIAAATSIMLISVYLMVLGTVLIQGMRKRIKTTWYENTGWIIALAFLVLQFFMYFFDRIRQLVKGINSTGVSDILGAIIPIIYFVGVIGAIFAIYFLYYKPKRDKWLTTPQGVAKLEEINLNFRILNEEEIQAVMIEEKKLDDYWLEINNQRKKEKKKQ; encoded by the coding sequence ATGAAAAAAGATACTAGAATGGGTCTTCCTACTCTAATTTGACTTGGTTTTAGCTTTATTGCTGGTATTACTTTTACTGCCAGTTTCGCCACAATTGTTGGAAGTAACAATAGCGAAGCGGCCAAAGGAGTCGGAATCCATATTTTATGAATTTTTGCCATCGAAGGTTTAGTAGCCTTTGTATGTGCTTGAGCATTCGCTCGTCTTATCAAAGTGCACCCCACAGCAAATGGAGGTGCTAGTCAATATGTTAGAACCGCTTTTGGAGACTTTTGAGGTCTATTCATGGGACTAATCAACTACGCAGTAATCCCGCTTGTCGCAATGGGTCTATTAGTAACAATGGTTAGAAATAACTTTGGTACAGGATCTGTAATCCAATTATTTGGGGAAAACGGTTTGTGAGGTTCTTGAGGTAAATTATACTTAGACCTTATCTCTCTAGGGATTTACTCAGTTGCCGCAGCAATTTTGTTTTTTGGAATCAGAAAGTATAAAATTGTGGCTAACGTAATTGGTTATATGACTTGATCGATTACTATTTTAATTATGGTTGTGGGGATTATAGTTTTCTCTGGAAATGGTTTTAGTGGCCTAGAATTCTATTCGAACCCAGACAATATCGATTTAACGTTCTTTAATTTTAACAACGCGTTTGTATCTTGCTTTTTTGCCTTTTGTGGTTTAGAAAGTTTTATTACCGTTGGTAACAACATTAAAAATCGTGGTAAAAATATGCCCATTGCAATGACAATTATCATGATTGCTACAACAATATTTTATATTGTGTTTACCTTAATCTTAATGGGAGCTGTTAATGCTGGATTTGAAGAAAATCCCAATATTCAAGTTTTTGGACAATCTAGCCCCTTTTTAAAAGCATTTGGGGGATGAATTGTTATCCTTTGTACAATTTTAATGAGATTCAACTCTAACCTGCAAGTTACTCTATTTGGGGGTAGCGCTTTAGAACCAATGGCTACACAAGGTTTCTTACCTGAAAAAATCTCTACTAAGAATAAAGAAAATGTTCCAGTTGCTGGGGTAATTACTTCAATTAGTATTGTGGGAATAACATTTGTGTTATTCATGTTAATACCCGATATTATTGAAGGAGCCACTGGTAATTCATCACCATTTGACTATGCAACAATTGCAGCGGCAACCTCAATTATGCTAATTTCAGTTTATTTGATGGTTTTGGGAACCGTTTTAATTCAAGGAATGCGCAAGAGAATCAAAACCACTTGATATGAAAATACGGGTTGAATTATCGCTTTAGCTTTCTTGGTCTTACAGTTCTTTATGTATTTCTTTGATAGAATTAGACAACTAGTTAAAGGTATTAATAGCACTGGTGTTTCTGACATCCTAGGAGCTATCATCCCTATCATTTACTTCGTAGGAGTAATTGGGGCGATATTCGCTATTTACTTCTTATACTACAAACCAAAACGAGATAAATGATTAACAACCCCTCAAGGAGTTGCTAAATTAGAAGAAATCAATTTAAACTTTAGAATTCTAAATGAAGAAGAAATCCAAGCAGTTATGATCGAGGAGAAAAAACTAGATGATTACTGACTTGAAATCAATAATCAAAGAAAAAAAGAAAAAAAGAAACAATAG
- a CDS encoding fructose-specific PTS transporter subunit EIIC, which yields MELKNLFSAQTSFFDVDLQTREEVIDFLAAKLAEQNIINNQKAFVTAIKKRESQGSTGIGDGIAIPHALDKSVNQTCVAFANLKNPVDWESLDGKPTKLVFMIMTNGKNGEEHLSVLSDLSTYLMKEENQKALMKAKKIADLEKVFGAPKKEEKQLKAGQHYDVVGITACPTGIAHTYMSAEKLVEVAKKMGLTVKVETQGRRGTENSLTAEDIENAKVRIIAIDKQIDGMGRFNGFDVIKTNTKDVIYNAEKLIEGFSKGEKVTKIQGEANSGSQGGGSFSLKQFRDIKGNLLGGVSKMLPFVVAGGIILGIGFLIDFAAGNASAGGDYGTINPVAGWFSGLGKVAMGAMVPILAAYICFSIVGPQGLMPGFVAGVLANGDGMVYGDQTTGWGNLWGKLLPSGIPYSSGFIGAMVGAYIAAFIVFGWSKAFGKVSKGWTGVRDIVFVPVLSLLGIGAAMFAINIPLGYVMLGIQKGLTALADPSKTGGVNLLILLGAIIGFMMCVDMGGPINKIAYTLGTLSISPVSQGGLLTEGGSESVIMAAAMAGGMIPPLGVALCTVLFKKVWSVEDRDAAKANWLMGACFISEGAIPFMVKDPKRVALSAMAGGLITGLIVGAFTITLAAPHGGIFVFPLLESKAAMFSGNKGLAIGMGISLYLLAIIIGTFTMALILGFWKLADENKVKSESKSVEEITTNKKVKQAKVAA from the coding sequence ATGGAACTAAAAAATTTATTTAGTGCCCAAACTAGTTTCTTTGATGTAGATCTACAAACTCGTGAAGAGGTTATCGATTTTTTAGCAGCAAAATTAGCTGAACAAAATATCATTAATAACCAGAAAGCATTTGTAACAGCTATCAAAAAACGTGAATCTCAAGGATCAACTGGAATTGGTGATGGAATCGCGATTCCCCATGCTTTGGATAAATCAGTTAACCAAACATGTGTGGCATTTGCCAACCTAAAAAACCCAGTTGATTGAGAAAGTTTGGACGGTAAACCAACCAAATTAGTATTTATGATAATGACTAATGGTAAAAACGGTGAAGAACATTTATCGGTATTATCTGATTTATCAACTTACTTAATGAAAGAAGAAAATCAAAAAGCTCTAATGAAAGCTAAGAAGATCGCCGATTTAGAGAAGGTATTTGGAGCACCAAAAAAAGAAGAAAAACAATTAAAAGCCGGACAACACTATGATGTTGTTGGTATAACAGCTTGTCCAACTGGAATTGCACATACTTATATGTCAGCTGAAAAATTGGTTGAAGTTGCTAAGAAAATGGGATTAACTGTAAAAGTTGAAACTCAAGGACGTCGTGGAACTGAAAATTCATTAACAGCAGAAGATATTGAAAATGCAAAAGTTAGAATTATTGCTATTGATAAACAAATCGATGGAATGGGACGTTTTAATGGTTTTGATGTTATTAAAACTAATACCAAAGACGTTATTTATAATGCTGAAAAACTAATTGAAGGATTCAGCAAAGGTGAAAAAGTTACTAAAATCCAAGGTGAAGCCAATAGTGGTTCACAAGGTGGAGGAAGTTTTTCACTAAAACAATTTAGAGATATCAAAGGAAATCTTCTTGGTGGGGTTTCAAAAATGCTACCATTTGTTGTGGCTGGGGGAATTATATTAGGAATTGGATTCTTAATTGATTTTGCCGCTGGAAATGCATCAGCTGGGGGTGACTATGGAACTATTAACCCAGTTGCTGGTTGATTCTCAGGTCTAGGAAAAGTTGCTATGGGAGCCATGGTACCAATTTTGGCAGCTTACATTTGTTTTTCAATTGTAGGTCCACAAGGGTTAATGCCTGGTTTTGTTGCCGGAGTATTGGCCAATGGAGATGGAATGGTTTATGGTGACCAAACCACTGGTTGAGGAAATCTATGAGGTAAATTATTACCTAGTGGGATTCCATATTCTTCAGGGTTTATCGGAGCCATGGTAGGAGCTTATATAGCAGCCTTCATTGTATTTGGATGAAGTAAAGCATTCGGAAAAGTTTCAAAAGGATGAACTGGAGTTAGAGATATAGTTTTTGTTCCAGTTCTATCACTTTTAGGAATTGGGGCTGCAATGTTTGCAATTAACATTCCGCTAGGTTATGTAATGCTTGGAATTCAAAAAGGATTGACAGCATTAGCAGATCCTTCAAAAACTGGAGGAGTAAACCTACTAATATTGCTTGGTGCTATTATTGGGTTTATGATGTGTGTTGATATGGGTGGACCAATCAATAAAATCGCTTACACACTAGGAACTTTATCAATTTCACCAGTTTCACAAGGTGGATTGTTAACTGAAGGTGGAAGTGAATCTGTAATTATGGCCGCTGCAATGGCTGGGGGAATGATTCCTCCACTGGGAGTAGCACTATGTACTGTATTATTTAAAAAAGTTTGATCTGTTGAAGATCGTGATGCTGCAAAAGCTAACTGATTAATGGGAGCATGTTTTATCTCAGAGGGTGCAATTCCTTTCATGGTTAAAGATCCAAAACGTGTTGCTCTATCAGCTATGGCTGGAGGATTAATAACAGGATTAATCGTTGGGGCATTTACAATCACTTTAGCAGCTCCTCACGGAGGAATATTTGTCTTCCCATTATTGGAATCAAAAGCTGCAATGTTTAGTGGAAATAAAGGATTAGCAATTGGAATGGGTATTTCATTATACTTATTAGCAATTATAATCGGTACTTTCACAATGGCATTAATTTTAGGATTCTGAAAATTGGCTGATGAAAATAAAGTTAAATCTGAAAGTAAATCAGTAGAAGAAATTACAACTAACAAAAAAGTGAAGCAAGCTAAAGTAGCTGCTTAA
- a CDS encoding peptide deformylase: protein MDMTYKELLQAERPSNQWLVKDAKPEIIRAQSMDVQWPLSLENQIVMKKLIDFVRVSQCKTLNQKTNGDYLRPAVGLAAPQIGSNTNMFFARFEWGKEEPAEEFAIVNGKITASSPQIVALDGGEGCLSVDSDHSGIVPRSYKISVTGIDYFTGEKIELNLRGYKSVVFQHELQHNQGKLYYDLINKSDPEFVGQDWILL, encoded by the coding sequence ATGGATATGACTTATAAAGAATTGCTACAAGCGGAGCGCCCTTCAAATCAATGGTTAGTTAAAGATGCCAAACCAGAAATCATTCGCGCGCAAAGCATGGATGTGCAATGACCACTGAGTTTGGAAAACCAAATAGTAATGAAAAAACTAATTGATTTTGTGAGAGTAAGTCAATGTAAAACCTTGAACCAGAAAACTAATGGTGATTATCTAAGACCCGCAGTTGGTTTAGCAGCACCCCAAATCGGTAGCAATACCAATATGTTCTTCGCTCGTTTTGAATGAGGAAAAGAGGAACCCGCTGAAGAGTTTGCTATTGTCAACGGAAAAATCACAGCTTCAAGTCCACAAATTGTAGCACTTGATGGTGGTGAAGGATGTTTAAGCGTTGATAGTGACCATAGTGGTATTGTTCCTCGCAGTTATAAAATTAGTGTTACTGGAATAGATTACTTTACTGGTGAAAAAATTGAACTTAATTTAAGGGGTTACAAATCAGTTGTCTTTCAACATGAACTACAACACAATCAAGGTAAGTTATATTATGATTTAATTAATAAAAGCGACCCTGAGTTTGTTGGTCAGGATTGAATACTGTTATAA